In the Cryptococcus decagattii chromosome 12, complete sequence genome, one interval contains:
- a CDS encoding ATP-dependent RNA helicase DBP5 — translation MSDAQAPPASTSWADMVDEDEKQKQGQNMNSQNDGWGEAATETSAPAPAPAPASAPVSNNSNNDGWGEAAPSALADNGWGEAGASNGGNGANNNDGWFDAPAPPSSRPPKKEAADIQLQDDTEGLITNTFQVEVKLADLQGDPNSPLYSVQSFKQLNLHEDLMKGIIAAGFQKPSKIQEKALPLLLSNPPRNLIGQSQSGTGKTAAFTLNMLSRVDPTIPTPQAICIAPSRELARQIQEVVDQIGQFTQVGTFLAVPGSWSRNARIDKQILIGTPGTLVDMLMRGSRILDPRMIRVLVLDEADELIAQQGLGEQTFRIKQLLPPNIQNVLFSATFNDDVQEFADRFAPEANKIFLKKEDITVDAIRQLYLECDSEDQKYEALSALYDCLVIGQSIVFCKRKVTADHIAKRLISEGHAVASLHGDKFSQERDAILDGFRNGETKVLITTNVIARGIDIPAVNMVVNYDVPDLGPGGSGPDIETYIHRIGRTGRFGRKGCSVVFTHDYRSKADVERIMNTLGKPMKRIDARSTTDIEQLEKALKLAMKGPA, via the exons ATGAGCGACGCACAGGCCCCTCCTGCCTCGACCTCGTGGGCTGATATggttgatgaagatgaaaaacaaaaac AGGGACAAAATATGAATAGTCAGAACGACG GATGGGGAGAAGCTGCGACCGAGACCAGTGCCCCTGCCCCTGCCCCTGCTCCTGCTTCCGCTCCGGTCAGtaacaacagcaacaacgaCGGCTGGGGCGAAGCGGCTCCAAGCGCCCTTGCAGACAATGGATGGGGTGAAGCTGGAGCATCCAATGGCGGTAATGGTGCGAACAATAATGACGGATGGTTCGATGCTCCTGCACCTCCGTCTTCTCGACCTCCAAAGAAGGAGGCTGCCGACATCCAACTTCAAGACGACACTGAAGGTTTGATTACCAACACTTTCCAGGTCGAG GTCAAACTTGCCGATCTTCAAGGTGACCCCAACTCTCCGCTTTACTCCGTCCAATCTTTTAAGCAGCTTAACCT TCACGAGGATCTCATGAAGGGTATCATTGCCGCTGGATTTCAAAAACCTTCCAAGATTCAAGAAAAGGCTCTTCCTTTGCTCCTCTCCAATCC TCCCCGAAACCTCATCGGACAAAGCCAGTCCGGTACTGGTAAGACTGCTGCTTTCACCCTCAACATGTTGAGCCGAGTGGACCCTACTATCCCCACCCCTCAA GCCATCTGTATCGCTCCTTCCCGAGAACTTGCCCGTCAAATTCAAGAAGTTGTCGACCAAATCGGTCAATTCACCCAAGTCGGCACCTTCCTCGCCGTCCCTGGCTCTTGGTCTCGTAATGCCCGAATCGACAAGCAGATCCTTATCGGTACTCCCGGTACCCTTGTGGACATGTTGATGAGAGGTTCAAGGATTTTGGACCCTAGGATGATCAGGGTGTTGGTTCTTGACGAAGCTGATGAATTGATCGCACAACAAGGTTTGGGTGAACAGACTTTTAGGATCAAGCA GCTTCTTCCCCCCAACATCCAAAACGTCCTTTTCTCAGCTACTTTTAACGACGACGTTCAAGAGTTTGCAGACCGATTCGCCCCTGAAGCCAACAAGATtttcttgaagaaggaggacaTTACTGTTGATGCGATCAGACAGCTCTACCTTGAATGTGACAGCGAGGACCAAAAGTACGAGGCCTTGTCTGCTCTGTACGATTGCTTGGTCATTGGACAAAGTATCGTCTTCTGCAAG CGAAAAGTCACCGCCGACCATATTGCCAAGCGTCTTATTTCCGAAGGCCATGCCGTTGCCTCTCTCCACGGTGACAAGTTCTCCCAAGAACGTGATGCTATCCTCGACGGCTTCAGAAATGGTGAGACCAAGGTTCTCATTACTACCAACGTCATTGCTCGAGGTATCGATATCCCTGCTGTGAACATGGTTGTAAACTATGACGTGCCCGACTTGGGACCTGGCGGAAGTGGTCCCGATATCGAGACCTACATCCACCGTATCG GTCGAACCGGTCGATTCGGCCGAAAGGGTTGCTCTGTCGTCTTCACTCACGACTACCGATCCAAGGCTGACGTTGAGCGAATCATGAACACTCTCGGGAAACCTATGAAGAGAATTGATGCTAGGAGCACGACGGATATCGAGCAGTTGGAGAAGGCTTTGAAGTTGGCTATGAAGGGACCGGCGTAA